DNA sequence from the Marinilongibacter aquaticus genome:
ATATTTTTAAAAAACTGTATAGAAGGCTCGAAATGGGTTTCGATGTTGTTGAATGCGATTTTATTTCCGCGAATCTAAAGGGTTCGCAAATTGTCTTTTATTGCTATTTTACCTTCTTTGCCCACTAGGAAATTTCGCCCGAAAAGCACTTTTTGGCCCTGTCGCCTGTATTGGCTAAGCGTGCGAAGTGGCTCTTTTCCCAATTGAGCCTGTTGCAAATCGTTGGTGATCATGATGCAGCGAGCACAATTTTTTACTCCAATCAATTCGGCCTCGCCAATAGCCACTTTCTGCAAATCGTCTTCGGCAAATGCGTGACAGTCGTCGAGCACAATATTGGGACGAAAACGAAGCATATCTACAGGTTTCAGCAAGCGGCTGTTCAAGTCATTCAGGCTGGCTTGGCTGATAATCAACACAGGATAGCCGTCGGCAGCACTTACAATTTCTTGCCCATTGCGAGCATATTTTGGATCGACTTTTCGCTCTGTCGTGTCCGGTTGGAAGACCAAGCGTACTTTTTTCTTCAAAATGTGCGAAAACCAATGGCTCACTTGCCCATCGACTTCAAGGCTTTCAAAAACATCATCCCATACCTGAACCTTTATCTGTATTTCCGTAGTGCCTTTCAGGGGAAAAGAAACGGTGCTTCCGCTTGGTTTGTGCGTGATGTGCAATGTATCCTTTGAAATTTCGGGCTGGAATAAAACGAGTTCGGGCTGAGTGCGTTGCGTGATTTGCATTCCCAATTCATCAATCAAAAGCCAACGCCGATCATATTGCAAGCCGCGG
Encoded proteins:
- a CDS encoding MOSC domain-containing protein, whose product is MIISQIFIYPVKSLAGIAMENSAVTDRGLQYDRRWLLIDELGMQITQRTQPELVLFQPEISKDTLHITHKPSGSTVSFPLKGTTEIQIKVQVWDDVFESLEVDGQVSHWFSHILKKKVRLVFQPDTTERKVDPKYARNGQEIVSAADGYPVLIISQASLNDLNSRLLKPVDMLRFRPNIVLDDCHAFAEDDLQKVAIGEAELIGVKNCARCIMITNDLQQAQLGKEPLRTLSQYRRQGQKVLFGRNFLVGKEGKIAIKDNLRTL